One window of Salminus brasiliensis chromosome 16, fSalBra1.hap2, whole genome shotgun sequence genomic DNA carries:
- the LOC140536745 gene encoding probable G-protein coupled receptor 21, translating to MNSTELNQSVVTFCLLDVGYSQIFNTCLLEVAVILFLTVLIISGNLVVIFVFHCAPLLSHHTTSSFIQTMAYADLLVGVSCLIPSLSLLHHLEGLDEELTCKIFGYMVCVLKSVSMASLACVSVDRYVAITRPLSYTALVTPCRLRACIALIWLYSALIFLPSFLGWGKPGYHGDVVEWCSSSWATQPLFTAFIVAALYAPAALTVCFTYAHIFRICRQHTRQISQRRARFGPQEPEPGEPACPDKRYATVLFRITSVFYLLWLPYIIYFLLESAGIYRHPAASFLTTWLAISNSFCNCLIYSLSNSAFRKGLKRICLLCLQRSDTTKKPLGAPPAPTRPACHV from the coding sequence ATGAACTCAACTGAGCTAAACCAGAGCGTTGTGACCTTCTGCCTGCTGGACGTTGGCTACTCTCAGATCTTCAACACCTGCCTACTGGAAGTTGCTGTCATCCTCTTCCTCACAGTGCTCATCATCTCCGGTAACCTGGTGGTGATTTTCGTGTTCCACTGCGCCCCGCTGCTTAGCCACCACACCACCAGTTCCTTCATCCAGACCATGGCGTATGCCGACTTGCTGGTGGGGGTCAGCTGCCTCATACCGTCCTTGTCCTTgctccaccatttggaaggactGGACGAGGAACTTACCTGTAAGATCTTCGGTTATATGGTTTGTGTCCTAAAGAGCGTCTCCATGGCCTCGCTAGCATGTGTTAGTGTGGACCGCTATGTGGCCATCACCCGGCCGCTCTCCTACACGGCCCTTGTGACGCCCTGCCGCCTCCGAGCCTGCATTGCTCTCATCTGGCTTTACTCTGCCCTCATCTTTCTTCCCTCGTTCCTTGGCTGGGGCAAGCCGGGGTACCACGGGGATGTGGTCGAGTGGTGCTCATCTTCCTGGGCCACCCAGCCACTCTTCACCGCCTTCATCGTGGCAGCGCTGTACGCACCTGCAGCTCTCACCGTCTGCTTCACCTACGCCCACATCTTCCGCATCTGCCGGCAACATACCAGGCAGATCAGCCAGCGCCGGGCGCGTTTCGGACCACAGGAGCCTGAACCAGGTGAACCAGCTTGTCCCGACAAGCGCTACGCCACCGTGCTCTTCCGGATCACCAGTGTCTTCTACTTGCTGTGGCTCCCATACATCATTTACTTCCTCCTGGAGAGCGCCGGAATATACCGTCATCCTGCTGCCTCCTTCTTGACCACATGGCTGGCCATCAGCAACAGCTTCTGCAACTGCCTCATCTACAGCCTGTCCAACAGCGCCTTCCGAAAAGGCCTCAAACGCATTTGTCTTCTTTGCCTACAACGCTCAGACACCACCAAGAAGCCCCTGGGAGCTCCACCGGCCCCTACACGGCCGGCTTGTCACGTGTAG